AACGTCCAACTCGATGTCGGTTGGTCCGAGGCAGAACGGACAGAATCCGTCGGTAATCTGTGCGAGGACGTGGCGCGTGTACCGGGAGAAGATTGTTGGCAGTTCCTCACGCTCGCGCCCACGGAGGATTCCGGGCGGTGCCGGATTGGCGAGGATCTGTGTCTCACAGTCACCACACGTGATCTCGAAGTGATCACGGTCGTACACTGCCGACAGCGGTCCCTCACAGAGCGGACAGGGATCGTCGATCGGGATGGGATCGATCGTCACCTCGTCGTACGAGCCCGCGTAGACTGCCCCGAGGACCCGCAGGCCCGACATCGTCAGTTCGTAGCCGTCGTCGGTCTGGGTGACGAACCGCCCCTTGAGCTTCCCGAGGTGATAGTTGAACTGTCCGCTGTCGCGCATACCGACGCGTTCGCGGAGTCGTGAGAACGAGAGGGGGTCGTCCTCGGCGTAGAGCTCCTGCAGGATCGACAGCCGCGTCTCGTCGGCCAGCAGCGAGAAGGCCTCCTCGACGTCCGGCGTTGGTCCGGGCCCGCCAGGTGACTCGCGGTCGTCCATGTCCTCTCTTGATCGCTCTCGGACAAAACGTTCGGGGCCGACACACCGGAACGCTGAAATCACCCCGCGATTGGACATCGGGTATGGAGGACTGGGTGGAGACCCTGCTCCGGCTGTCGTCTCACACGTACCTCCTCGCCGCCGTGGTCGGTTTGGGTGTGACGCTGCTGTGGGCCAGACCGGGATCGGAGACGCTCCGTCTCGGACCGTTGGCACTGGACCTGTACTACATCACGCTCGGCACATTCGGGCTCCTCTTCGTGCTGTCGCTGACCCACGACCACGACCCCGAGGTGTACGCTCGCGGCTCCGACGAGGAGTCCGAGTGAAATTCCCCGGTCACTACTCGGCGGACTCGTTTTGCTCGTCCTCACCACTCACAAATTCGTACAACTGCTCGCCCGTCACGTCCATCCCCTGCCGAGCGAAGAAGTCGGCGACGTTCTCACAGTCGCGTTCGAGGAAGTCACCGGCGTTGGGGTGGTGTTTCGTGACCGCCTGCCCGAGGTCGATGACGACCAGCTGGCCGTCGTGGAAGACGATGTTGTACTCGCTCAGATCCCCGTGGACGAGGCCGGCGTCGTAGAGTCGCTGCATGTACTCGGCGACGACTTCGTAGGCAGTCTCGGGGTTCTCGATATGGACTTCGTTGAGTCGCTTGGCGCGGTCACCGTCGGTCGCGATGTACTCCATCACGAGGACGTTTCGCTCGACGGCGATCGGATTCGGGACGCGGACGCCGGCTTTCTGGGCGCGCTTGAGATTGGCGAATTCCTTGCGGACCCAGGCCATCACGACCTTCCGTTTGTCCTGGCCGATCCCCTCGAAGCGCGGGTCGCCGTCGAGATACCCGCGCATGTCCTTGAAGTCGCTCGAATTGATCCGGTAAACCTTGACGGCAACCTCCGCCTCGCCGGCTTTGGCCGTGTAGACGTTGGCCTCCTTGCCAGTCGAGATGGGGCCGCCGAAGGCGTCGATGTGGCCGTCCTGGACGAGTTTGTAGATCGCCGCGTAGGTCGCCTCGTCGAACACCGATTCCTCTAGCTTGAACCGCTCGGTGTCTTTGATGCGCTTGCGGAATTCGTTGAACTCGCGGTCGCGCCGCCGCGCGATGCGGTCGGCCTCTGTGTCCTCGACGTCGATCTCCTCCCACTCGTCGCCTGGTGAGTCGACGGCGTCTGGCTCCACGAGTTCGAACTCGCCTGTCATCTACCCCCGGCTACGACGCCGAGACTCAAAAGAAGCGGGTCTGTTGGATCAGTCGTCGTCCATTTCGGCCTCGACCTCGTCGGTGTCGACCTGCGATCGTCGTTTCGCGGCCCGCTCGATGAACTCCCGCGGCAGTTCGTCGATCTCGCCCGCCTGCACGGCCCAGAGGTTCGCATAGAGACCGTCCTCGGCCAGCAGCTCCTCGTGGGTCCCGCGCTCGACGATCCGGCCGTCCTCGATAACGACGATCTGATCTGCGTCCTTGATCGTCGACAGCCGGTGGGCGATAGCGAACGTCGTTCGGTCCGCAGTGAGCGAGTCCAGGCTCTTCTGGATGAGCATCTCCGTCTCGGTGTCGACGTCGCTCGTCGCCTCGTCCAGCACCAGAATCTCGGGATCCTTGAGGATCGCTCGGGCGATGGCGATCCGCTGGCGCTGGCCGCCCGAGAGCTTGACGCCCCGTTCGCCGACTTTCGTCTCGTACCCCTCGGGGAGGTTCTGGATGAACTGGTGGGCTTCGGCCATCTTCGCGGCCTCGACGACTTCCTCGTGGTCGGCGTCGAAGGTGCCGTAAGTGATGTTCTCTTCGACGGTGCCGTAGAACAGGAAGGTCTCCTGGCTGACGTAGCCGATCTGCCGGCGAAGACTCGGAATCGTCACGTCCCGAACGTCGGTCCCGTCGATACGAATCGCCCCCTCGTCGACGTCGTACATCCGCAACAGGAGCTTGAGGACGGTCGACTTGCCCGCGCCGGTCGGCCCGACGAGCGCGACGGTGTCGCCGCCCTCGACTTCGAAGGTGATGTCCTCGACGATGATCTCCCCAGTGTCTTCCTCGTCGGTGGAGTCCGCATCGTAGTCGTACCCGAAGGTCACGTCGTCGTAGACGACCCGACCGTCGGTCACGTCGAGTGGGTCGGCGTCGGGATCCTCGGCGATCCGGCTGGGCGTGTCCATCAGGCCGAAGATCCGCTCGGCGGAGGCGTAGGCCCGCTGGTACATGTTGATGATCTGTCCGAACTGCGCCATCGGCCAGATGAACCGCTGCGTGAACAGGATGAACACGACGAACTCGCCAGTCAGAAGGTCGCCGTTGAGCACCCACAGCCCGCCGACGATGAACGTGAGGACGAAGCCGATGCCCGAGATCAGTCGGAGGCCGGGGAAGAACTTGATCCGGGTTCCGATGGCGTCCCAGTTGGCGTCGAAGTACTCCTGGGAGACGTCGTCGACCCGCTCTGACTCGAAGGACTCCGTATTCGAGGTCTTGATGACCTGGATGCCACCGAGGTTGTTCTCCAGTCGGGAGTTGAGCTGGCCCACCGACGAGCGCACGTCGGCGTACTTGGGCTGGATAATCTCGATGAACTTCTTGGTGAAGAAGGCGATCAGCGGGACCGGGACGAGCGCGATCAGCGCCAGTTGCCAGTTGATCCAGAAGAGGATGGCTGCGATGCCGACGACCATCACGCCCAGGCGGAAGACCGAGTTCATCCCGTCGTTCAGAAACCGTTCGAGTCGATTCACGTCGTTGCTGAGGACGGACATCATCTCGCCGGTCTGCTTGTCGGCGTAGAAGTCCATGTTCAGCCGCTGCATCTTGTCGTAGGTGTCTGTCCGGACGTCGTGCTGGATGTGCTGGGCGAAGTTGTTCCAGCCCCAGTTGCGCGCCCAGTGAAAGCCGGCGGCGAACAGGAAGGCCCCGGCCACTAGCCCGCCAGTGAGCCAGAGCTGTCCGGCCTGGGTCGTCGGGAGCCACGAATCGGGGATCAACAGGAGGCCGAAACTGGTCTCCTGGCGGATGATCGCGTCGATCGCAAGCCCCAGCAGGAGCGGGGGTAACAGATCCAAGACGCGAGCGAAGATACTGGCGATCAGCCCGGCCGCGAAGTAGCCCTTGTTCTCGCGACCGTACTCGGCGAACAGACGGCGCATGGGTCGGTCGACACGCTCGCGCTCGTCTTCGAACGCGTCCTCGTCGTCGGCGGCGTGAACGTCCACACCCGTTTCAGGGAACCGTCGGCCAAAAGCCCGTCGCCAACGTGTTAGGTGGTCACGTTCGACGGGACGACGACCCGATCACCGACGCCGAGTCCAGTGGTGTTGGCGTACCCCTGCGGGACTTCGAGGACATACTTGCCAGTGCCGGGGTAGCGCTGGAGGTCGTCACCGGGCGTCTTCGAGGGGACGGGCGCGTGCTGGATCGTGGTGACGGTCCCGTTGGGCGCGACGAAGACGATATCGAGAGGAAAGCTCATGTCACGCATGATGAACTCGTGGCGGTCTGACTCGGGGAAGACGAACAGCATGCCCTCGCCAGCCTGTAGCGAGTCGGTCTCGCTCAAGCCGACGTAGCGCTCGCGCTCGGTGTCGGCGATCCGGACGTCGACAGTGGCCAGTTCGGTCCCGTTCTCGTCGGCGAGCGCGACGGTCGCTCGGTCGTAGTCGAGGGGGTGTAACAGTCCCCCGAGTGGGCCGGTCGGACTGAGCGCCCAGAACCCGATGGCGAGGACGACCAGCCCTAACGCGACGAGCGTGACGAGGCGGTCGCGGTCGGGCCACTCCATGCAGTTGCGGAGGGGCGGACCCGGGGTAAGGTCGTCGGTCCAGAGAGTAAGCGTTATTCACGCGGCTGGTCAACTCGGAGGTACGGGTCCGTGGTCTAGTTGGTTATGACGCGGCCTTTACAAGGCCGAAGCCAGCGGTTCAAATCCGCTCGGGCCCATTTTTCATATAATTTACATTAATTCGAGCCATCACACGCTCCGGTTCGTTCCAGCACGACGGCGTAGCCGTAGACGCCGAAGTCCTGGGGATCGCCGTACTGGATCGTCCGGGGGTAGATTCCCGCGCGGACCATGTCCCAGGTCGGGTCGAACGGCTCGCCGCCGTCACGGAAGGGGGGCTGGGGGCCGAATCGTTCGGCGACTTCGTATGGGTAGGCGCCATTGGCCGAGAGCAGCGATTCGAGGAAGGTGGGAACGCCAGGTCGGGCCCAGCGGTCCGCGAGTTGGCTGTGGTTCTCGGGGGCGAGCCAGAGCATCGATCGCTGGTAGTTGAGCACGACGTAGTCGGGACAGCGGTGCTCGATCAGTCGCATCCAGTTGGCGAGCACCATGCCTCGTGTGCCGTCGGTCGGCCGATAGATCGTCCAGCCGTGCGGGACAGCGGCTTCCTGGGAGTCTCCGGAGTAGGTCTCGACGGTCGCGTTCTCGCCACCGTGTTCGATCAACCACGAGACTGCCTGATCGCGGGGCTGGGTCGCGTACCCAACCGTGCCGACGCCCGCGTAGATCGCGGTCGTGACCAGCAGGACGGCTGTCACTCCCTGAAAGAGGCGGTGGGCGTCGACAGCACCGACCGTCCTCGGGCTGTCGGCCAGCCAGCGCAGCGCCAGCGCGACCAGCACGATCGCGAGCGGGAACATCGGCAGCAAGTGGTGTGTCCGGAAGTACGCCCACGTCGAGAACACGGCGGTCATCACGACGATTCCGGCCAGCGCGAGAACCATGCCGTCGGTCTCCAGTGACGGGTCGCTGTCGGCCGACGACTGGCCGCGTAGACGGGCGAGTGCGGGCGGGAGCACCCGGCGGCCGAGACCGCCGACCGCAGCGACGACGCCACCCAGACAGGCGATCGCGAGCGGCCACCCGAGACCGTTGACCGTCCCGCGGACGTACCACCACCAGGCCGGACGGCCGAGCCAGCCGTGGCTGTTGGTCTTCTCGTTGGCCACGCGGTCGAGCCGGTCGAGCAGGACCTCGTGCCCGTTGAGAACGACGCTCGGGAACGCGAGGTACATGACCGCCAGCGCGACGACGGGCCCGCCGATGAGGACGCCCGGCCGGGCGAGTGCTCGAACGGGGTCGTCGGCCCGCCTCGCGTGGAGCAAGTAGGCCATCCCGAGCATCACGGCGGTGATCCCGGCGGTCGGCTTGAACGCGATCGCCAGCCCGCCGACGGCGCTGCCCCAGAGGAACAGCCGTCGAGACCCGGTCTCGACGTACCGGATCGCGAGGTAGAACGCCAGCAGGATACAGAACAGCGCGGGGACGTCCTCGCCGGCCTCGTGACCGAGGAAGATCAGTCCCCAGGTCAGCGCCAGTAGTAGCGCGGCCAGTCGTCCCGTCGCACGGTCGCGAAGTTTCGTCCCGATCCGGTACAGCAGATAGACACAGCCGACCGCCAGCAGGGCGTTGACCAACCGGGCCGGCAGAACCGTCGCCCACCACAGCCACGCCGGAATCGCTTGCCAGTGGGCGTAGAAGTCGGTCCCGAGGGCTCCAAGGAGGTCCGAGAAGACGTGCCCGTCACCGATCGCGAAGGTGAGCACGATCGCCGGCAGCGCTACGAGGCCGTAGAGATACAGCGTCGGCCCGAACACACGCCAGTAGGAGGTTCCGTCCTGAAGCGCCTCGAGCGTGAGCCCGTCGTCGGCAACGAACCCGGCGACTTCCATCGAGTCGACGACCCGCCAGCGTTCGTCACGGGTCGCGAAGTTCGGCAGGCGATGCCAGATCCAGAACGTCGCAAGCACCGCCGACACCAGGAGGATGTACTTCAGATAGGGGTCTGCCGCCAGATCCTCTCGGAACTGATCGCTGGCGCGTTCGAGCGGGGAGGGCAGCCACATCACCACCAGCTATCCGACGACGATACAAAAAGACAGTCGCTCTGGGATCGTCTCGGAACCGACGTCGTTCCGGGATCGTCTCGAAATCGTTAATTGAACGCGACAGGTACGGTCTGACAGTTCCCTCGGGAGCCAGGTACGAAATGTCTGCTCAATCGACCCACGACGGTGTGTCTGTCGACACCCAGCGCCAGCAGGCCGAGCTGTCGGTACTCGCGATCGTGCCCGCCTACAACGAGGCCGGAACGATCGCGGACGTCGTCAGCGAGACCCGGGCGTACGTCGACAAGGTCGTCGTGATCGACGACGCCAGCACGGACGACACCGCCGAGACGGCCCGGGAAGTCGCCGATGGCGTGGTCTCGCTACCCAAGAACATGGGTGTCGGCGGGGCCGTCCACACCGGTTATCTCGTCGGCACCCGCGAGCACTTCGACGTCGTCGTCCAGATCGACGGCGACGGCCAGCACGACCCCGCGGACATCCCCCGGCTGCTGGCCAAGGTCGTCGAGGAAGACGCCGACATGGTGATCGGCAGTCGGTTCCTCAACGACAGCTACAAGGAGTACAGCCTGGTCCGGCGGGCCGGCATCCGGTTTTTCACCTGGGAAGTCAACGCCCTGAGCGACCTGAATATCACCGACGTCACCAGCGGCTTCCGGGCGTACACGACCGAACTCCTCGCGGATCTCTCCCGGCCCGAGAACAGCCACTGGGCGCTCGAACAGACCCTCGAAGCCTCTCGGAAGGGCTACAAGATCGTCGAGATCTCGACGCCGATGCCCCCGGAGACCGACGGCTCGCAGTTCGACCTCGGCACGTTTCTGAAGTACCCGCCGCGGATGCTCAAGACCACGCTGAAGGTGCTACTGTTCCGATGACCGGACTCGCACTCGCGCCGATCCACGTGATCGGTGTGATCGCCGGACTCGCGTTGCTCTACCAGAGTTATCGGCTGGTCAGCGATCGCAAGGAGGGCGTCTTCGAGTTCCTCCTGTGGGCCGGCTTCGGCGTCGCGCTGCTCGTCATCTCGGTCGGGAGCGCGATCACGAGTGTCGATCTGCTCGGCGGACTGGAAGGCGCGATGGCACTGCTTGGGTTCGCTCGCGGTCCCGAGTCGGTCCTGTTCGTCTCGAATCTCCTCCTGTTGTTCCTGGTCTTCTACAGCTACATCCAGCTCGTCGAGAGTCGCAAGCAGCTGTCGGATCTCAACCAGGAGCTGGCACTGTTGCGCTACGACCTCGATCAGCGGACCGACGACGATGACTGAGATGCCCAGTGCCGTGCTCTCGATCGACTTCGAGAGCTTCGCGCACACGCCCGCCTACCGGAGCGCCAGCGGCTCGATTCCCGATCCCGAAGCCGTCGGCCCGGGCACGATGGAGCGCCTGCTCTCGACCCTGGAGGAGTACGACGCCGACGCGACCTTTTTCGTCGTCTCTGACGTCGCCCAGCGCGACCCCGACCGGATCGTCGCCGCGGCCGAGGCCGGCCACGAAATCGCCTCGCATACGCATACCCATCCACTCCTGACCGACTGCACGCCCGACCAGCGGCGCGAGGAACTCGAACGCTCCCGAGCGGTCCTGGAGTCGGTGACTGGCGTCGAGGTCGACGGCTTTCGCGCGCCGGCGTTCGACTTCGGCGACGATCACTTCGAGTTGCTCGCCGAGGCGGGCTACAGCTACGATTCGAGCGTCGCGCCCTGTCGGTCGATCCCCGGTTGGTACGGCGGTGAGTGGGGCGTCCACGAGCCGACGCCCGCGAGCGACCTCAGCCCGGGCGCACCCGAGTCGCTGACCGAACTGCCTATTGCCGTGATGCCCGGGATCGGCCTGCCCCTGACGGGTACCTGGATCCGGTTTTTCGGCGTCCATTACACGCTGCTCGGGATGCAACTACTCGCTCGCAGGGGAATCACGCCGGTCCTGTACGTCCACCCCTGGGAACTGGCGACGTTGCCGAACGTCGAAGGGGTCCCGAAGCGCGTGTACGTCCGGACGGGCGCGTGGATGTGGCGGGCGATCGAACGCATCCTCGCGAGCGACTTCGAATTCGTCACCGCTCGCGAGGTTGTGGAGGCGAGCAATGAGTGATCTCAGAGGGCGGCTGCTATGGCTCCTCCGGTACGGTATCGGCTTCGTCGCGCTTGGCTGGCTCGTCTGGCAGGCCGATTGGGGGATCATCCTCGAACGGCTGTCGGGGATGGCCCCTGCGGCTGTCGCGGTCGTCCTCGGCGCGTCAGTGCTGGGGACGGTCGCGCAGTTCTGGAACTGGCACGTGCTGTTGAACCGTCTGCAGCCGACGCCGTTTCGTGCGGCCGCCGGTGTCATGCTCACGGTCAGGTTTGTCAACCATCTCACGCCCTCCCAGGCAGTGGGGAAGTCCCTCGCACCGGCGGTGTTGCGCCAGTACACTGGCTACTCCTGGGGGACGGTCGTCGCGGTCGCGACGCTCCATACGGCGCTGTTCGCGCTGCTGTACGGAATCGTCGCCTTCGCCGGATTGGCCGCCTTTGCTACAGAGTTGTCGGTCGGTCTCCTGTTGGTGATCGCCGCCTCTGCGGGGCTGTACCTGGTCGTCGGTCCCCTCTTGCTGGTGGCCGGGGCTCGCCTCGGTGGAGCGGCGACGCTCGCCGACGGCCTCCGTCGACGGACGCCGATCGATCGACTGCCCTACGCCGAGGTCGTCCTCACGACGATGGTCGACGCGTTGCCGGATATCGGGGCCGAGACGGCCGAGACACTCTCGAAACTCCGCCGTGATCCGATCGCTGTCGGCGGCTACGTCCTCGGATGGTCGGTCGCGCTGCTGGCCATGCCTGCACTGCGGGTGTGGCTGTTGCTCTCGGCGGCAGGCGTGGAGTTCACTCCGCTGTATCTGTTGCCACTGGCGCTGGTGACCGCCTACGCCGTGACACTGCTGCCGATCACGCCCGGTGGGATCGGCGTCGCCGAGGCCTCCGCCACGCTGGTGCTGGCCGCACTGGGCGTCCCGGCCGCCATCGCCGGCCCGACCATCCTCATCGATCGGTTTCTGGGGACGTATCTTCCTGCGGTGATCGGCTGGTATCCGACGATGCGGCTCGGGCTGCCGTGGGAGAGCACGGAGTAGCCCCACTCTGAAGTCGAGTCCGAGACGGAAGTGGACAGACATTTCACAGCCGACCGGATACTCCCAGCCATGACTCGAACGTTCGTCCTGGGACTCGACGGCGCGAGCTGGCGGCTGTTAGAGCCGTGGATCGAGGCCGGCGAGCTCCCCAACATCGCGGCGCTCCGCGACTCGGGCACCTGGGCCGAGAGTCGCAGTTGCCTCCCGCCCGTGACGTTCCCCAACTGGAAGTGCTACGCCTCCGGGAAGAATCCCGGCGGCTTCGGCGTCTTCTGGTTCGAGAAGGTCGACCTCGAAAACGGGGAAATTTCGGTCTGCAACGGCAGCGACTTCGACACGCCCGAACTGTGGGACTACCTCAACGACGAGGGCCAGACGGCAGGTGTGATGAACATGCCATCGACGTACCCGCCGCGGGACATCGAGGAGTTCATGGTTTCTGGTGGACCGGACGCCGTCGAAGGCGAGTATCGTTCCCTGGAGGAGGGCTACACCCAGCCGCCTGAACTGGCAAGCGAACTCGAAGACCGCTTCGGCTATCGCGTCCACCCCGACCCCCTGCTATCCAGCAACGACGAAACAGGTGCAGAAGTCGACGCGATTCTCGACCTCTTCGAGGCGCGCCTGGAGGCTGCGGTCACGCTGTTCGAGGAGCGAAACCTCGATTTCACCCATCTCACCCTCTTTTATCTGAACGTCTTGCATCACTTCTTCTGGGACGCCGAACCCACCAAACGGGGCTGGAAGATCGTCGACGAGTGGGTCGGCCGGCTCGATAATCTCGAAGACACCGACATCATCCTGATGTCCGATCACGGGGCCGCCGCGACCCAGACAGAATTCTACGTCAACGAGTGGCTCGCCCAGAACGGCTACCAGACCCGGACCGGGAGCGTCGACACCTACTTCCAGCGGATCGGCGTGACCCGCGAGAACGCCCTGGCGGTCGCAAAGCGCCTCGGGATGGTCGATTTCCTCTCGAAAGTCGTCCCCGAGCGCGTCCAGCAACTGGTTCCACAGGAAGCCGGGGTCAAGCGCGGGCGGAAACTCGACGCCATCGACCTCCCCGAGACGAAAGCCGTCGCCAGCGCACAGGGCCCGATCTACGTCAACCCCGCCTACGACGTCGATTCGGTGGCCGAGAGCCTGATCGAGGACCTCCGAGAGCTGGAAGACGAGCACGGCCCGCTGTTCACGAACGTCTATCGCGGCGAGGAGATCTACAGCGGCCCCTACCTCGAGGAAGCGCCGGAGGTCGTCGTCGAGCAGCGCCCCGGCGTCCACGTCAACGACGGCATGGGCGGCGGCGAAATCACGACCGAACCCGCTCGCTGGGCTGCCGAAAACACCAATACCGGAATCTTCGTCGCCTCCGGTCCCTCCTTCGAGGCCGGCGGCGAGCACGAGCAGATCTCGATCACGGACATGGCTCCGACCATCCTCGCCAGCGCGGACGCGGCGATCCCGACGGATATGGTCGGCGACGTACTCGATATCTTCAGCGAAGAACCCGACGTCGAGAACCGCGAGCCACTGACGGACACGGGCCAGCGCTCGGCCGCTGGCGACGACGTCACCGAGCGACTCGAGCAATTGGGCTACATGGAGTAGCGAGACGCCGCCCTCCTTCTCACGGCCGCGGATCGAGATAGTCTGCCAGTTCGACGCCGAAGTCCTCGGCCAGCGTCGCGACTTCCTCCCCGGGGAGGACGTCGTAGTCGTTGGCCATCGTACTCTCGACGTGCGTCCCGAGCGCGACCTCGAAGACAGCGCCGCTGTCGAGGAGTGCTGCGGCGGTCGTGTGCTCACGCTCGCGTTCGACGACGTAGCGATCCCCCTCGATGAACGGGCCGGTGACCGTCTCGTCGCTCTCGTAGCGCCCGAAGAACCCTTCGGCGTGCTGGCGGACGTGTACTGGCGGCCCCTCGTGGCGGGCGACGGCCGGCCGCTCGAGGACTTCGAGTTCGGCCAGCAGGACGGCTCGCTCGTCGTCCGCGAACAGATCCGAACGCAGGACGTCGAAGCCCTCGCGGTCGAGCAGGCTCACGATTCCAGCCAGTGACTTTCGAAGCTGCGGGTAGAGGTCGTCCTCGACGAGGTCAGGCGTCTCGAAGACGAGTGCAACGGGTGTCGTCTCCCGCTTCTCGAACGCCGCGGCCACGGCGTCCGTGTCGAGCGGGTCGCGCTCGGCCGGGAGGAACAGGTCCACCCGGGGGTCGGCCAGCAGTTCGCGAGCGTAGTGCTGGAGTCTTGCGACGTTGGACTCGCTGCAGACGGCCGCGACGTTGCGCTCGGGATCGGTGGGGTCGATCACGACGAGCGGATCGTCGAAGGTCGCTCGACCGTGGTCTTCGGGGTCGATTTTCACGGGCGGATGCCAGTCTGCGGCCG
The Halapricum salinum genome window above contains:
- a CDS encoding alkaline phosphatase family protein — translated: MTRTFVLGLDGASWRLLEPWIEAGELPNIAALRDSGTWAESRSCLPPVTFPNWKCYASGKNPGGFGVFWFEKVDLENGEISVCNGSDFDTPELWDYLNDEGQTAGVMNMPSTYPPRDIEEFMVSGGPDAVEGEYRSLEEGYTQPPELASELEDRFGYRVHPDPLLSSNDETGAEVDAILDLFEARLEAAVTLFEERNLDFTHLTLFYLNVLHHFFWDAEPTKRGWKIVDEWVGRLDNLEDTDIILMSDHGAAATQTEFYVNEWLAQNGYQTRTGSVDTYFQRIGVTRENALAVAKRLGMVDFLSKVVPERVQQLVPQEAGVKRGRKLDAIDLPETKAVASAQGPIYVNPAYDVDSVAESLIEDLRELEDEHGPLFTNVYRGEEIYSGPYLEEAPEVVVEQRPGVHVNDGMGGGEITTEPARWAAENTNTGIFVASGPSFEAGGEHEQISITDMAPTILASADAAIPTDMVGDVLDIFSEEPDVENREPLTDTGQRSAAGDDVTERLEQLGYME
- the cca gene encoding CCA tRNA nucleotidyltransferase; the protein is MSDEFDAVLEDIRERVDPGPGERERLQAVVDELTTEIETAITDLPIEADVVQVGSTARGTWIAGDRDVDLFVRFPADLPREELEAYGLQIGRQVFPEGREEYAEHPYVVGQRGGFDVDLVPCYAVADATQIQSAVDRTPFHTEYLDEHLDDDLTGDVRVCKQFLTGIGVYGSDLRTRGFSGYLTELLVLECGGFRPFVEAAADWHPPVKIDPEDHGRATFDDPLVVIDPTDPERNVAAVCSESNVARLQHYARELLADPRVDLFLPAERDPLDTDAVAAAFEKRETTPVALVFETPDLVEDDLYPQLRKSLAGIVSLLDREGFDVLRSDLFADDERAVLLAELEVLERPAVARHEGPPVHVRQHAEGFFGRYESDETVTGPFIEGDRYVVEREREHTTAAALLDSGAVFEVALGTHVESTMANDYDVLPGEEVATLAEDFGVELADYLDPRP